CGCGAACGACGTTGTTGTCTTCGTCCAGCAGCACCATCTTGGGCACAACCGGCTCGTCGGTCCAGGTGAACGCGGCGATGATCACACGGTCGCCGGCGTGGAAAAAGTGCGCCGCGCCGCCGTTGAGCCCGATGTGCCCCTTGGGACCGGCGAACGCATAGGTGGCGATGCGCGAAGGGCGGTCCACGGCCCAAACCTGGACCATTTCACCGTCTACGATCCCGACGCGCTGCATGATCTCGCCATCGATCTCGATGCTTC
This Armatimonadota bacterium DNA region includes the following protein-coding sequences:
- a CDS encoding aspartate 1-decarboxylase; its protein translation is MRLLQLLKSKIHHARVTYANPDYVGSIEIDGEIMQRVGIVDGEMVQVWAVDRPSRIATYAFAGPKGHIGLNGGAAHFFHAGDRVIIAAFTWTDEPVVPKMVLLDEDNNVVRDMEPFHVEG